CATATGtatgttttgatatatttatatatttggggagAAAGAGTTTACTTATCCAGTGATTTTCTCTCCTGTAGCTCCAGGGTGACTAGAAGACCCTACAGAGGGCTTTTTAAGAAGCTGGATGTTGATAGTTTCCCTCCCAGAACTCAGGTCAGTACTTTGGCTCTGCAGCTTCCTCCTTAATGAGGATGAGGTTCATCGTGTCCTGGCAAAGTATGACCAGACATTAGATGTAAAAACACACCACAAACTCTTTTTTTGGAAGAAGCTTGCAAACCACAGCAAACCACCATCAGGTGCAACATAAATTCATCATATATTCTCATTCTCCACATCCCTTTGTTATGACCCACAGGACTGTCCTCATAGGAAGTCATTCGATGCTTCTTGGGACTCACTGTCTCCTAAAATCCATCATCCTCCAAAGCATATTCAGCTTTGCTGGTCTCTCTCTGTAATTCATAATTGAACAGATTTGAAAATGTTGTCTCACTGATAAATGTTCTTTTCATACCAAGAAAGCAGGTAACACAATCCTACTTTCAGTagttttagaatttctaaaatttctctttcagtttttaattgCATTCTAAGAAATATTTCACTCTGAAACAACGTCCCTTTGCAATTACTGATACAGCCATGAAATGCCTCCCCACCGCCCGGCCCCTGTAGCTTCCCCTCAGCACATATGTTTGGGCCATCATCAGCCAGGGGCTCGGGGGCAGAACAGGTATAATTCAGCTCTAATTTGACAATACCCATGTTGCTCGGGTCCTTTTGACTGAGTTGTAATATAATTCAGATGAGGTTCCACTGTATTCATCTCTACCTCTTTACTGGATGTTAGAGGAGGAAGGGTTTGTGAGACCAGGGACTATTCACGctttcacaaatttattgtttgtGGCTTGTGGCCAGAATATACATTTGCAAATGACCCTCCCCTGCAATTTGACTTTTTCCAGAACAACTTCTCTAAGTGTCCAGAATTGGCTCCCCCGACTTCCCCCCAGGTTTGCTGAGGCTGTATTGGTTGCAGTCATGCCTTGGCCACCTGAGTGGGATAGAATACATCCCAGAAGCTCAGAGCTGCATTGCACCTTATAGTCCTGAGGCTTGTGTGCATTCTCCCCATGGTTACCTTCTAgcgtttgtttttctttgctaagTACATTTTAGGTTGTATTTCAAAAGAGCAACGGGGCTAGGTCACAGGTTTATATTCTGACATAGATATAAAATAGGAATCATGTTTATGTAGAAAATGAAGTCCTGGTGTTTAGTGAGTAGAAATGAAACTCTTTTATTGTGGAAGACCTCTAGGGGCGCCTGcgcggctcagtctgttaagcgtccgccttcggctcaggttgtgatcctggagtccctggattgagccctacatcaagctccccactcagcggggagtttacttctccctctcctgcttcttcccctgctcatgctctctctcgcccattcgctcactctctcaaataataaaatagaatcttgaaaaaaaaaaaaaagacctctacCGATGGACCTATAACAAAACAGGGATAGAGGGTGCTCAGGTTCCCAGCTCTCTTGGGGTCCTTTTTGCTCTATAGCTCAGCCCAGCATTCCTgctccatctcccaccccccccttttcTGTGGCTTCGGTGGGATAGAACACAGCTCTCCCCCAGGCCCCCACTCGGCATCACACCACCTACTGCCTCTTTGCTGATTTGCTTCAGCTCTTCCCACTGAACAGAGGGTTTGTCCAAGATGATCATGGGACAGATTTGCAGACCTTCATCATGGTTGCTGCTTATCTTCCAAGCCAACCAGAAATAGCTGGGTCCCTCAAGTTCTAACCTAGCCATTGTCTTCAGTGGGTGGCTCTTTCCTCTGGCTGCCGTTTGCCCACCCAAGTGCACACTTGTGTACCCAAGCACACATCCTGTGCACACATATGCAGGCGCCCCTGGGCCTGCACCACCGGTTGCACATGGGCGTATATGCATGTCTACTTTCTTAGCTACACACATGGAGGCCCCCAGGTTCTCGGGTTTCAGGCTATCTGAttaattagtcatttttttttctcctctctgtgctCCAAATCATCTGAGATGTAGATGTAGGTGTCAGGTGGagataaaaatgtctattttgctACTGATCAGAGGATGCGCCTTCTGTGGGCGGAGTGGGGGGGGCTTGCAACCCTTGACCTTAAACTTACCCAGAAGAAATATAGGAAGACTGGAAATCTGCCAACCAGCCTAGTAGGGATGCTTGCTCGCTTCCTGTGGGCAGGTTGgtagccagagagagaaagggcttcTGTGACCAGCTGGGTGCCTGGGCCCACCTCCTGAGCACCGCCCTTGATAGCTACAGACCAGGAAGGGATGCCAGGAGTATCAGAAGGATTACTCCAGGGATCCCCCCTCTACATGGGGAACACACACAGATACACTCTTATGCCAGGCCCCCGACACGTGGAGAAGCAGATAGCAGGAGCCAAGCAATCTGACAGGTGGGGAGAATGAAGCCTGAAGGCCAAGTGAGCATGGGAGTGAGCACTCGGGACAGGGTTCCTCCAGGGCACAGCCTTTACCTGCATCAAGGGTTGAGTCTGGAGCCAGCGGTGGGGCAGACAGGtgaagaagaggaaagatgaaAGGCTTGCATGGGAAAAGCGCAGGCGTGGGGGGAGATGCTGAGAAGAACATAAAGCTGCCATAGAAAGTGTACCTAAGGAatattgaatttgtttattcatgtacCCCATGTTCCAAAGGAGAATTTGCAACAGCCAAGATTTGTATGTTAACAACAGGCCCGGATGTGTAATTGGAGAGAGAATGTGGGAGTGTAGGTATCAGAGCTGCTGCAGGATAACCTAAGGCCCTAAGGGGAGAGTGTGAGAGATGGTACTCCAGGGTTATCAGGGGGGCTCGGATTATCAGTCATAACTGGGAGAAGGGCTCACAGCCCCCACATTGATCATGTGCTGGAATTAGAGCTCCTTAGCCCCACTTGCCCTAGATGGAGAATATTGCCTTGTTCCAGAACAAGCCTTGGGGTTTAagatttgttttggggggtgggggaagttcagattttttttaatgattgccttgacattttactttttactttgagGTGGCCCCAAGGATCTGACTCtttgggagaaaggagggagtACTAGATAATTAACATCTATTGAACATTCACTATGGGCCAGACACTGTCTAGAGTGCTTTGAATGTACCAATTCACTTAATCCTCCTAGCAACCCACATGAGGTATAGGCACTTTTaatatccctgttttacagatgatgaaacagacacagagaggcttAGCAACTTGTCCAGAAGCACACAGCTAGGAcgcagcagagctgggatgcaAATCCAGGTCGTTTGGCTCCAGAAGCCCCACTCTGAACGACTAATGGTGCAGAAAAGAGGGTAGAATCTGGCTCAGCCCAGTCTTGGATCTTTCTCATGTGAAAGGAGCAGAACCCCCATCAGGTAAGATCAGAATTCAAATCCTGGATTTGGGGTCTGCATTTAGCTGGGCCCTCAGCAAGAGTTAACTGCCTTAACCAAGCAGGCCAAGCACTGTCTCCCGCTGCCAGACCACAAGGTGGAATTTCTAGGCAAAGTTGGGTATACCGGTACGTTTTGGTCTCTGCTGAAGTGAGGAGGGATCTGAGGACCAGAAACAAGAAGTCTAGGGGAGATGCAGAATTCCAAGAGGCTCAGCACTGTTAGGCAGCTCATTTAgtcattccacaaatgtttagtgagcacctactaaaTGTTGCCTTATTTTTCTTGGTGTGTTACTGTATGCAGATACCCATTACCAGGTTCCTAGGAATGCCATACCTTTGTGGGGTCCATGAAGCTCTTACATAGCTGCTCCTCCAGCTTCCTTGCCTGGTGTGCAGCAGCCCAGACTGGAGGACCCCCACTGATACATGGGCTGTGTTTGTTCAATAACACTCGGAAGCACAAGTGAGCTCTGTATTACCACCCTTTCGGCAGCGGCGGCAGGAGAGCCTGGAAGCGCCTACTTCTAGCCCTACAGAGCCACAGGGACCGACCCAAAGCACCAGCCATCAGCTTTGTCCCTCAAGCCTCTGGAGAAAACCTTTGATTTCATGGggatgattatttttattcttgcccACTCAAGGATGAAGCCCAAGAAGCAAGAGGTTGCCCCTTTCAGGGGCGTCACAATGGGTCACCTCCAGCCAAACccactgtgttttgttttttgttatttctggGTTTGGTTGAGCCTCTCTTGGAAACCATTACTATACAACTTACTTAAAAGAAAGAGTGGAGGGATTGGGCCTAAGAGACTCAGACAGGggcggggaggaggtgggggtttGGGACAGCAAGCCTGGGAGGAATGTGTTGTCAGAGAAAGTGCAGGAAAGAACGCTTCAAAGTCACAATCTGATCTGAATCAATTCCATTTTGTAGTGACATTTTTAATCTTCTGCAAAGTCAGACTATTCCAAGTTTGACTTTTGGCCAAGCCTGGAGAATTGGAACTTTGGAATGAAGGTTtctgaaaaagacacaaaacacacacacacacacacacacacacacacacacacacacacacacacacaagagggaagaagagaaaggggagggagactTTTATCCTAAAGTCATTGTAAACCCAAAGCAGGGTTTTATCCTCCACagttaaatgagaaagaaaaaaaaaatcaagaataccAACATTTGAGGTACAAAGACTGTCATGGGCCAGTGGAAGTTtgcaaaattatatgtaaatgacCACAGTTTTTACTGTGGTGGCCCTGTGCATTCCCAAAGCTAATCCCAAAGAGAAAATCTACTTAGTAAAAGAAAGTTTTGTCTAATTTGGTTAACAGTTGAGAAGTGACAAAAATGctgaatatattaataatttatatttccaggGTAACACTATATCTTTAATGCTTCACTGCCAAAGGGAATTCAGATTGGCTTAATGCTCAGAGAAAAAAAGCCTGAAAGGCCTTCTTCATATTCTGTATCCAGCGCTGATGAAAATGGGTGTAAGACATGTGTTCCAATAATAGGCACCCTGCATTCTCCCATTTCTGCATAATTCACTTCCATCCCATACTGTGCAATGTATATTTGTGGTCCGGAAGGCCTCTTGGCCTGACATTTGCTTTCAGGCTCCAGCTATATCAGTTAGTAAGGGGAGGAGTTATTTGCATCTCACATTTTATAGTTAAGTGTTTTAGTGACATGGACTATATGTTAGGGCAAGAACTCCTTACTTGCAAGACCTTTTCCAAAGTTTATAGatttcccctgccccctccatgcacatttaaattttactttatggGCAATGTAATGAAGAgggtttattttttgcttttttttttccttttcttttctttcctttttcttttcttttcttttttctttcttttttttttttgcctgtctcTGTATAAATCGAGTTTGATGGTTTACAAATTGCAGGTCATCCTATTCCATGACCTCAGTAAATAGTCTAGGTCAGAGCTCCCTTAAACCCTGTCCACAGAAATGGAATAAGTTAATTTATTGTCCTCCAGCTAATCTGGGAGAAGACAAATAATTGTAGTTTGGTTGAATGGCCTCTGGAAACAGGAAAACCTGCTacataatttcaaattatttgtttaaaggGTATCAGAGCTAGGGAACAAAAAAGGAAGTataggaacaaaggaaaaaaagcaatgaagaaaaacaatttaaatcgCCACAAACACAACATCAGCCGTTTGGACACCTTGTTCATTTTACTGGTTTACATAAAACAATAGCAGGCTCATTTTGCTGTTTGGGACTTCagaaaaacatgatttttgtTTGCTATTTTAAGTGTATCGCTGTGTTGTGGGTGGGGCGCAGATCCAGTTGGAATTGAAAACCCTAATCTCCTAAAGATACTGGCCACGTCTCCCCTGGGCCCTGTAAACTTTCCTCACGACGTTCTGGGTTGAGCAGAAGGTTAAAATCCAGCCTCTCTCTCCCGGGAAAGGGGTAAAGGGAGGCTTTTTCTCACCGGCCTGAGAACCTGGACAGACTGCCCCGCGTCTGGACCCAGCGTCTGGACCCCGCGCCAGTGGCGGATGGTGGGGATCTGCAGAGGGAACAGTCCCCTGGGGAGCGCGTCTCTTGACCCGGTCGTTGCCGGCTGCTCACCCGGTTGCCTAGCGTCCCTGAAGCTGAGGGGGTCTGTGCGCAAAAAGGCAAGGCCAGCTTCCCCGAACCCTCCGGCGGCGCTGGGTAGTCGTCATCCAAAAGTAACAAACTTCCTCGTATGTTGTTTTTGAGCCATAACTCAGAAGTtacttcctctattttttttttccagagacgTGATAAAGCTGTAAACTTAGTTATGCATCCCGCTGGCCTGAGTTGCGCCGCTCTCCAGGCCAGCCGGCGCGTGGTGCGCGCGCGACCCCCGGCCTTGTGTCGCAGTAGGAAGGGCGCCCGGGTCGGAGCTGGTAAAAGTCCGCTAAAGCCAGTTTGGGGCGGGTCCTCGGTTTGCATTTTCTGAGAGTCAAGGGCCCCGTTCTTCGCGCGCGCCCTGCTCCGAGGCAAATGCCCAAGGTGCGCACCTGTCGGGGGAGGGTCTGGAACCCCGAGGGAGCCACGACTTCCCGCCCCGAAGCGAAGCTCCATTTAggctttcctccctcctcctcagacCCTgcggcaccccccgcccccacgtaCTGAAGATCATCACCTTGGCCCTATCAGACTGGCGCCCTCGGCACCTCCAAGCGTGGTTGTGGAGGAGCGGGAGGTAACAAAGAAATCCATCTCTTGGGTCTTTATCAGAAATCGTTTATTGCCAGGGGGGAGATCCTTCAGGAAACTAATTTGCTCTTGGCCTTCCCCCACCCAGTTTTTTGTTGGCACAATATTTACACCTGTACAATATACAGTATTTCTCCTAAGCAGCGCCCGACGCTCGGAGAAATCTGGCGGGCGAGGCAGCGTCAGAGCACCGGGGGGTGCTGGGAGGGGTGCAGGTTGAGGGCGTTGGGGTGGGCGTGGCCGATCAGGTTGAGGTAGTGCCGGTCCAGCCCCTGCACGGGCGCCAGGAAGGGGCTGTGCGGTTGCGCGGGGCTCGGGAGCGGCACCGGCGCGCTGGGCAGGTAGGGCAGCGCCGGGCTGCGGGCCGTGCCGTGCGGCCAGGGGAAGGGCCCGGGGGCAGCGCCCTGCGGGAAAACGGAGGCCTCCCCGGGGCTGTGGCCCGCGAGCTCGGGCCCCGCTGGGTGTAGCTGATAGGAAAAATCGGGCTCCGGGAGCGAACCTAGCGGCTGGAAGGCGGGCTCGGCGCCCAAGCGGGCCTTGGACTGCAAGAAGGCGAGGATGCGCGCGTACTTGGTGTCCTTGGTCTCCATCCGCTCCACGGTGGTGAGGTAATGCACCAGGTTCTTCATGCATTCGTGGTAGCCGTAGTGGAAATAGTTGGCAAACTCCGCTAGCAGTTCTGCTGGAGGGGCGAGTAAACCCGCAGAAAGGAGCAAAAGCCATGAGCAGCCCCTTCCCCATCGGGAGCCCGAGGCGGGTATCAGGCACCTCGCTCCCATCATGTTGCCGGCCGGAGTTCCCATTCGAGGCCTGTCTTCTCCTACCCCATTCTGGAGACCGGAAAAGCGCAAGCAAACGACCCCCTTTTCCTTAGGAGCCAgaccccacccttccccacctgAGAGGAGGCGACGGAACCAGCATCCCCAGAAACCTGTCCGCCTTGCTTACGTAGAACCTCGCCTCCCCCCTGCTTCGGCCGCATCCAGAGTGGAGACCTATCGTGAAGGCCTTCACTCCTACTCCCACCCCCAAGTCTCTATGCGGCGAACGCTCCCTGCCCAGGTTCCCCTTTGCCCAACCCGAGCCCACCTTTTTCCCTTCCTCGGGGAAAATCAGCGGAGTGCAGGGCCCTCAGGTACTGAACGGTCATCTCGAGGATCTCCGCCTTCTCCAGCTTCCCGGAACTCTGCAAAAGGAGGAAAGGGCTCCTCGCAGCGACCCGACGGGCGCAAGGCAACCCCGGCAGGCTGGGTGCACGGATTTATCCGGAGCAGCGAGCAGGGCGCTGCAGTGGATCTGCGCGGAGGGCCGCCTGGGGCTCGCTCAGCGCTCGGGCCCCCAGGGAGAAGAGCCCACGGGAAAGGCCCTCTCCCGTCTCCAGACTCCCTGCATCCCTGCCGAGAGTGGCAGCGGAGGAGCCCCAGCGCCTGGCTCTGTACGCTCGGCCTCTGACGTTACCTGCTTCGCCAGGGCCATGGGCACGGTCTTGCCCAGCTCGTTCAAGCAGCGGTTAATCCGGTCCCTCCTCCGTTTTTCTATCACTTTGTGGGAAACGGGGGTTCTCTGCGAACAGAGGTTTGTACGTTTAGGATAGTGTTGCCCAGGGAGTCGTCAAAGTCATGGCTATAGCGGCGAGTCAACCGTCTTCCCAGCCCCCAACGCTGCTCAGGGACTCCCCCCGGAAGGGGTCCCTGCCCCTCCACACAAGAGTCAAATGAGCTGTGCCCTCTCACGCCCAGGCTGGTGCGCTCCTCTTCCAGCCGCCCTATCCGCTCCGGCCACGCCGTCAAGCTGAGCGCCAGGGCACTGGGGAGTTGGCCACCAGTCTCGGGCGTGGGCTCCTCCCAAGTTAAGGAGTCTCCCCTCTCTAACCTCATCCCCCCGCAAACCACTCAAGATTCCTCCGCACGAGAGTCCCGTGTGCCGCGTCCCTGCCGTCGGTCCAGCCAGGTGGCGGCTCGGGGAGTTCTGACGCCCCCACCATCAGGGCGCAAGGGCTGTCTGGGCTCAGCCGACTCACTTTGCGTTCCTTGAGCTTGTCTGACATCCTGGTCAGTACGCGCCCTCGGGAGAGGCGGTGGAGCGAGTCACCCGTCCACTTTCCGCCTCGTGTGCCTCCTCGAGTGTCCCAGGTAGACTGCAGTCTCCCAACTCCGAGAGACTGCCTTATAAAGCGGTCATCTAGGGCTCCAAGTGCATTCACGAGTTGAATTATTCCATAGGATTAGGGGAGCTGCGTTTGGGGGATGTATGCATTCAAGATCagttttaaagaagttaaaaaaaaaaaaaattagcagccGAGGGGGGCGAGCTGGGGGCAGATCAGCTTTGTTAATCCACGTGGCCCTTCAAAGGACACGTGATCGGCGGGGAACTAACATTTGCATGGCAACAGCCCCGGCGGGAAAAGGAGGCGGTAAACTTGGGGCGGCGGGCGAGCGAGCGCCTGCAGCAGGCGCAGAGCGCCGGGGCGCAGCGGCCGCGGGCACCGGGGGGCGAGGACCCTCACAAAACAGTGTCGCCTCCTTTAGTCCCACCGCTGAGTCTCACACGATTGCCTGTTTACAAATCCCAGCAAGCCCGCAGTCCCAGCGCCGAGTGCGTTTTAAAGCCTGTCCAGAGTCATTAAAGTAATTAAGTAAGCCTTTAATAGGCTGTTCCGCCGGGTTCAAGGGAGAGCTCTTGGAGACGGAGGCGCCCCGTTTGTTCCCAGGCTTTTCTCACACGACTTGGTGACACGTCCATCTCCCCCCTTTTTGTTTACACCGCTTTATTTGTCCGGACATCCCGGCAGGTGTGGGGCTGCGGCTGGCACACGAGGCTCCCGCCtcgcctcccccctccctccgGTCTTTGGCACGCGACGCTCCCCCCTACTCCTGACCACGTcgcttgctttcttttctcccccctcgGGCTCTCTCTTCGCGGGGGGAAGAGGCTCAATTTGTAGCCTATTATCCTATACGAAAATGTCCATTGAAAAGTATGAATAGTTTCATTGGGCTAAATTTTAATAAtgccagagggtgggggaggagagacaggcaggcgtgtgtgtgtgtgtgtgtgtgtgtgtgtgtgtgtgtgtgtgtgagcgggggtggtggtggtgggaggatTGGGGGGCAACACGGAGAAGAGTGGGCCGAGAAGAAAAGGGGGAATGCAGCTGGCCCAGGCGAGCATTATACGACGTCACCTGCGAGAGGGGGCGCCTACAGACCCCTATTCATTTGCCTAATTTTGGTCAATTTAACAAACTTCAGGAGAAATTATTGTGGCTTTGTCAGGGAGGGTGAAGCCTTCTGATCGAATTAACAGCATGTTTTGATCCGGTAAATGTCATTAGAAAGGGAGAAACAATCGCGCTTAGAGTGCTCTGAGTAATGCGCCCAAGTGGAGACGCCAAAGCGCACGGCTCACAAAGGAAGCAAGTAGCTGCCACAGGGAACTTTTGTACCCGCCCATCGCCCAAGTTTTGACACAAAAAGGCATTATTTCATACTTGAATACGTTTAATCCAACGATTGTCTATTTTCTGCAAACATATTTTCACAGCATTGTTAACTTTTTATGTCCCCCTTTCGCCGGCGCCTTTTCTTAACGTTTGGGGGCGGGAGAGCGCAGACACTTTGGGCATCAATATTTGTCACTGAAAAGGGCTCCGTGAAGTTAGGGAAGTTGATctcttttttatggttttagagaGCGAATATatcgggggaggaggagggagggaaggcacgAACAGAAACCAGGGAAGAAATTTGCTGGACGGGCccgaggggaaggaggggggcggCAGCGGCTGGGAACTCTCGTCGCCTCCTGCGCCCCTGCGGGCAGCCTGGCCCGCAGCCGGGGGGGCTTCCTCCCCCACCCGCAGGGCTCGCTCCCGTTTGCTGCCTCGGGCCCGCGCTCCGGGGGCTCCAGGCGTTTGGCGTATAGGTGGGGTGTGAGCTTTCTTGCAGGTGGAAACTataaaaatggtttttgttttacaaCCTGCTCTAGAGCCACTGAGCTCTCACCTTTTTGTGATCTGTTCCATCTGAGAACAACCGAGACCTCTCCTTAGAtatctttccctccttttctgtccccccccccccacttcgcCTAAATTCTCTCTACTGTAATGGGCCGTGGCAGGGCCCGGACTCTCCCTTTGGGTGTCGTTTGTCCTCGGCAGAGGTGGCTAAGGAGGAGCCCCGCTCGCTGGTGGGACCTAGGGGGCTCCTAGGGCGCAGAGGCGGGCCTGGGGTGCTGGGTCTTGGAGAAGAGAGTTGCCCACCTGCCGTGGCCTGGGAGGTGTGGGGCTCAGTGGGCACCACGCACCCCTAGGGtgttcctctccctcttgctttcaGTCTGGTCAGGACGTTTCTTTTCCACATCACGCCAGATTGGACACGACCTGCACCCTCCCGCAGGTCGCTCTGCCAGCCGCCGGTGCCCTCTCCGGGGTTGTCTGTTTCAGTATATTCACTCGCACACAAAGGGATTAAGCACGAACCCTTATCATCCAAATTAACTATCGTGAATGGGTAAAAGGGAGCGCGCACACTTCTCACCCCACCTCACCCTCCCCTTTTAAGCCCCGGACTAGGCGTTGATCCTCTTACTGCTGGTGTTAACCACCAGCTGCAGGCACCTTCCGCCGGCCAAATTTCATTCTGTGCAAACTGTTGAATTTTTCGTGTTTGCTCCCGGAGCTGGGCTCCAGGGCCTGCCCAGGACTGTAAGTACCCACCTATGGCTTGGCCGGAGTTCATAGTAGGTaggtgggtggagggtggaggtggggtgcaGGCACTTGCTTGCTCACCATGAACTCCAGGGCTTGCTCCCCATGTCCTCCAGCGGCTGCAGCCCTTTCTGGGAGAGGGGAACGCCCCACCCGGTTCCAGTGAGGCAAGGATTGTATTCAGTCCCAGCCGGAAGGCTCCAATCACACTGCCAAAAAGTGGGGCGCCAGGACCCTCATGGCCATCTTCCCTTGAATCCTCCTTGGCAGGATGGTGATAAAGCGTTCCCTGATCTTGACCTAGTTCCCACCCAGAACCAAAGCAGAGTCATGAACTGTGGGTGCTGGAGCCCAACAGGTGTTCACAtcccagctccccccacccctcaccagcCTGGCCAGGCTTTGGGCTGGGACTCAgtgtcctcttctgtaaaatggaaacaatgagCGTACTTACTACATCACAAGGTGGCCACTGAAATGAACTAAGTAAATATAAGCAAGGCACCTAAAATAAGACTGAAGTACTCAACTCATAGCTTCATTTTGCCCAGAAATCTCTTCTGCAGTGGCTCTCATGTGGGAGTGTTTCGTGGGGTCTGCGCCCTCATGTGATATTTTCgttcatttcatgtttttttttcatctctaagaAAGCTTCCCTCTCCTGAAAAGGCCACAGTACTTTCTCCTGAGGTTTGTTAAATTGACCCAAAGGGGAACAAATGATTGGGGTGGTAGATGCCCCCTCTTGCAGGTGACATCACCTGGGGCTTGCTGGCCAGTGGGGTCCTCTCTTGTGTGTGGGAGACTGAAAAAGGCTCTAAGTGCAGAAGCTTCTTGACATCAGAGTCATTTCAAATGATTCAAACACTAGCCTCAAAGCAAAACTAGGAAGACTACTTAGAAATTAGGCAATGCTAATTAAATATTAGTCCGCACTTAGACTCCTAGTATCTGAAGACCTTTGCTGGAGAATACCGCAATCACCAGCCGACAATGTATGTTATGGTTGTgaatattgccttttttttttctttatagagtaGACCTGTAGCTTCCAAACACTGAAAAGatggattcttttgggtttctTCCCAATTCTAGAAACTGAGGATTTATGGAtttgggaaggggaagaggaaatgaatagaaagaggaaaatgtagTGAGTATTTGGTAATTTCAGCCAAATTGTTCTAAGACAAAGTGTTCTGGGTGATTTCAAATCTCTCCCTCCAACACTCGCCTCGAATACACAGAGC
The sequence above is a segment of the Zalophus californianus isolate mZalCal1 chromosome 2, mZalCal1.pri.v2, whole genome shotgun sequence genome. Coding sequences within it:
- the HELT gene encoding hairy and enhancer of split-related protein HELT isoform X1; translation: MSDKLKERKRTPVSHKVIEKRRRDRINRCLNELGKTVPMALAKQSSGKLEKAEILEMTVQYLRALHSADFPRGREKAELLAEFANYFHYGYHECMKNLVHYLTTVERMETKDTKYARILAFLQSKARLGAEPAFQPLGSLPEPDFSYQLHPAGPELAGHSPGEASVFPQGAAPGPFPWPHGTARSPALPYLPSAPVPLPSPAQPHSPFLAPVQGLDRHYLNLIGHAHPNALNLHPSQHPPVL
- the HELT gene encoding hairy and enhancer of split-related protein HELT isoform X2, with the protein product MSDKLKERKRTPVSHKVIEKRRRDRINRCLNELGKTVPMALAKQSSGKLEKAEILEMTVQYLRALHSADFPRGREKELLAEFANYFHYGYHECMKNLVHYLTTVERMETKDTKYARILAFLQSKARLGAEPAFQPLGSLPEPDFSYQLHPAGPELAGHSPGEASVFPQGAAPGPFPWPHGTARSPALPYLPSAPVPLPSPAQPHSPFLAPVQGLDRHYLNLIGHAHPNALNLHPSQHPPVL